Within Aspergillus oryzae RIB40 DNA, chromosome 2, the genomic segment TACTTTGGGTCCTGACGGAGGGACCGTACTAGGGGCAGACGGGAGATGGACGTTTCGACTTGGGGTTCGGgggctggtggtgctgtGGTGCGGAATGAGGGGACGTCCTCGATTGGTGTGGCATTTGTAGAGGCATGGTGGTCTTGCGCTGTTGCTGAGGCGGCGATGCGGACTGTGCGAACTGGTGTtgtttggggggttgttgttgccaGAAGCTTGAGTCTGTGGGTGTAATGGAGGGTTCGGGTTAGGGTCATCATTGTTGCGCTTTGAGGTTGTGGCTTTAAGTGAGATGGTATCGAGGGGTGGTATTCGTATGCCACAATGATATCGgggcttttttttataaagCTGTAGATCTATGGAAACTTAATCTTTTTAGTGTTGGACCGTGTGTCAACTTCATCTATCCTAGCTAGGGTTTGGATCGACGTACCTATGATGTTAGGAGCTTTTTTAAGCTATTCAAGTGAATCTTGATAGGGTCAGGAAAGAGATAATGATTCTTCGTTGCGACAGAACCCggataaagataaaaaattgaagaaaaaaaccggagaaaaagaatacTAACTCCGTAGTGGAGTATGTCTACGCTAGAGGGCCCACGTGGAAATGCCGTCATTCTCGCAACTATAATAAAGCTAATCCTGCatgattgtcttgtctttctgAGCTTGATTGCTCCCAGAGCTAGATCTTCAGGGTCTTGCGTGGCTTGAGATCTATCGATGGCTCTCTTGGTTCATGTAATCTACTTCAAGGTCATATCAAGCTTatctcttcaagatcgacaGATCGGACGAGTAAACGTCTCATCCGCTCTATGCTGTGTTCAATGAGAATATAGGAATGCTCGTGATTACTCCGCCAAGCATCCTAAGGTTTGTAGGCATTCGCCATTGCCTTGATGATTGCAGGACCGTTCTTGCTTTCGAAAACCTTGACATCTCCAAATAAGGTTAGTCGGCATGCCGAGATTTTTTTGATCGGGCTGGAGTGGGTCCGTTCGGAGTCATCCCGAGAGCTCCCGGACTCCGATGGACGGAGTATAGGCTGAACATTGAGTACACATAATAGTCATAGAGCCGTCGTGCCGTATTAGTATTTAGAGTTGTATGACATAGGTAGATTGTCTGAGACCTGTTATGCTATTTTAAAGCATGTGTTATCACTCTAATGCATGCATTATCTGATTTCGGTCTCGCCGAGTCTGGGTGCTTTGCGTCAGTGCTCTGCCTGTTACTTAATAAGGTAGTTGGACAATTTGAAGTGTGATAGGTACGGACTTGGGGCTCCGCATTATGTACGCGCTTGTGCATTGGGGCAGCTTTTGTTAAATCTGGTTACTGGATGTGGGTTTCGCAACCTGTCGTTCGAGTCATCAAGACGTAGGCTGTTGCTCTTTTTGAAACATTGTTTAGCTCTCTAGCTTTAGTCTTTTGGTCCGAAGTATAAGTTTGTAGTCCAGAATTAAGCTTGTTATAGTCTAGATAGTGGCGTGCTGCATATTTAACTCATCCTTTATTGATTATAATACAAACATTGTTGATTAACTCACTCAGCATTATCTACATGGAGTATCGTTAGCTCGAAAGCCTGCTCTAATTACACTGTACCAGCTTCATGAGCTGCCATCGTTACCGACGCCACAAGACAAATGATCCAAAGCATCGAGCGATCACCAAAGCCCTTCAACAAAGTAGTATGCGAGGTCTCCCATGCCATTCTCTTCACCTGCCACTTGACCATTTCCAAGGCAACGGAAGCGATTCGCAGAGTTGTACTGAATGTTGAAATGTTCCGCACCGATGCTGTCAAGACACTTCTTGAAATGACTGGTTGTGCCTGCGTAAGGCGCAGTGACCTGCCCCGAAGACTTGCCGTTCTTGTACCAGCTCCGGCAATTATCGGCCCAGGCCGTCCTCTTGAAGTATTCCTGTGCCCAGACATTGTAGTCATCGatggcttccttcttgacCTCCATTGACCTATGAAAGTGATTAATAGATTACCTCAGCTTTACCGGTCCAGGGTGAGCTTACTTGATGTCGTGCGTGGCCATGTGCTGGGCCCACCTCATGATGTAGTCGCATACGAAGGAGATTCCAGCTAGAAGTGAGCCATTGGAAACAGTGAAGTTTGGTCCACCGATTATGAAGTAATTGGGCATTCCATCCACTTGAACGGAGAAGAATGCCTCTGGGTTGTGCTTCCACCGCTCGTCTAAAGTAGCGTTATCCCGCCCAGACATTGTCCAACGAGGAACGAAGGATGTGTCAAAACCAGTGGCGCAGacaatcaaatcaaactcttcttcctttccatcaaCTGTCTTTATTCCCTTCTCTGTAATACAGTCAATCGCTTCCCAGCACATGTGTGTATTCGGATTCGCAAAGGACTCCAGATACCCATCACAAGGTGTTAAACGGCGACAACCCGGGCTGAAGTCTGGTTTCATCTTAAGGGCAATGGATGGGTCATGGCTATTTTTCAGTCTGTCCTGCATCTGCTGCGTGGCGATCTCGGTAGCAAGCTTATTGAGAGTATGGTCTTTCATCATACCGTAAGCGAACTGGTTCACACTGGAGTTGGAGCATTAGTGCCAACCTGCACAGAATCCATGAACGAATACTCTTTGAGGTGCTCAATACCTGTTTTCGAGTTCCTTACGCAtctcgaagaaggccgccgGGTCTTctctgaatttcttcttttcctcttcagtgTATGCAAAGTTTCTCCCATCCCTCGTCAGGTGACCGCTGAAGTTGGAAGCGATCCATGTTGGGTTGCGCACGTAGTTCACCATCTTAGACACCTGGGAGTGCATCGCTGCGACACACTGGACACCCGATGAACCGTTTCCAATGACTGCTACGCGCttgttcttccattcatATGACTCGTCCCTAGGTCAGTATTAGTTTACTCTACCAGTCTCCAGCAGGTCAGGAAGGAAATACCAGGCCGCAGTGTGAACTAGTTTACCGCCAAATTCGCTCATTCCGGGAATGTTGGGCAACTTCCATTTACTTTCTCGTGTGATCAGCAAAAGTCGCAAAAGTTGGAAAAAAACTCCTTTTACCTTAAAGGTCCCGATGCGCTAACAAATACTTCGGCTTCGTCCTCCTTAATCACACCGTTCTGCTCAACCTTCACCTTCCATTTGCCAGCTGCTTCGTCCCATGTTGCCTCAACCACCTTGGAATTGAGCTCAATGTTGTCATACAGATTCCATTTGCGGGCTGTCCTCTGTATATACTCTTCGATTTCGGGGCCGGGGGCGTAAAAATGCGAGTAGTTGGGGTTTGGTTCGAATAGGAAGGTGTACGCATCTGGTTGGTATTCGCTCACGGTTAGTAAATTCTTGCTTGGTGCTGAAGTTGATTAAAGGGTGATCTCACGGGCTGGGACATCACTAGAATAAATCAATTAAATTCTGATGAATGACTATTACTCCAGATATCTCAAAGAATGATTCTTACCACGCAACACCTGGGTATCTGTTCTCAAACCAGGTTCCACCCACGTCTGCATTCTTCTCATATATCACAAAATCAACCACCCCCTCTAGTTTGAGTCCGTGTTTGATTTTGTGGGCGAGGGTCAAACCGCCGAAGCCGGCTCCTGCGCAGATAATTTTGATCTTTCTGGGAGTAAAAGCGACATCTTCCTTGACCGAAACCCAGTTCGGAGGAGTCTGGCCTTGCGCGACAAGACCAGCCGACGTGACTGGGTTTTCGTTGGATGCGTCCTCGGGGCGTCTCATGGTTACAATATGTGTTGAGCAATGTGTGGCAGGAGGATCTGCTCCACGGAGCTCCTAAGTGCTATATAATGCATTGGCATTCTAATAGCTACAATTGCTAGCGCTGAACGCTACCCCTCCAAAGTAATTTCCGTCCCATCGTGCCATCGCTGCTATCTCCTGTAGATCGGGTGGCTGACAGCGCAACCGAAGTCTCACACCAATAAATTTACGCCAACATGGACCTTGACCCCACCGAACCCCCGTCTCCGTTGAAGTCCGTTCGTGGCTAAGTGGCGCGTGCCTCGCGCCGTCGCGGCGCTATCTCCAAACCTAATGTACGGCCTCGCACGGGGTAGTTCTGGCATTGGATGACCCACCGCAGATGTGGAAATCACTACGTACTCCATCGTGCACGATGCAGGGGCTATTTTGGCCTCTAAGCACGCACGATGGCTACGAATAACCATTCACAAAGCATTGTTGTGCGCGAAGCATCTCTCAGTGGCGAGATTGCGATCAACATGTTATATCCCTCACCACTAGCGACACTAGCAGCGAGCTAGCCTCTGGACTATTGCAacctcatcaatctcatACGCAGGGTAGACAGGAAGCCAAGACACCGGAATGAGGCCTTATGCGGCCATCAgccatcctcctcgtcatcggagTCCGGACGAACAGGGTTCGGTCTGATTACTGTACATTAGCAGCCCTAAAGGCAGCACGCGAATGGAACCTCACCCTTGCATAACACAATAAACAAAGTTTTTGTTACCTCCATAGACTGGAACTTAGCGTTTTaaagcatatatataacttctCATgccatttctctcttccttgtccttggcTGACTGCCGACTCTGACGCATCTCTGCCCATGTCTGCGTCCGGAGACTTTGGGCCAGCGCCCCCGGGCGTCAACCTCTCAGAGAACCAAAATGGCTCTATGCTTGGGGCGGTCATTACCCTCATTATACTCGGGACGCTGTCCGTCGTACTGCGGATATACGCTCGGACTGAATTCAAAAAGTTCCGATTTTCTATTGACGATTATCTGAGCTTTGCTGCCTTGGTAAGTAGCCTCACAAGGCCGAAGCCAAGTGTATGCGAGTCATAGCTCATTCTCCCCACCATTTACTTAGTTATTTTCCTACTCGCTCGGTATCTGTGTGATTATCAGTGagttctctctctcacctcttcctcttctcaaCCCCCACGCAACAGCTGACCGTGGACAGGCGTCAAATACAAAAACGGACACCATGTCCAAGCCCTCACCAAACAAGAATTTACAGTCATTTGGAAACTTCTCTACGCCCACGTCATGTTATACGCCTTCTGCGTGACCTGCACCAAGACATCCATTATATTGTTCTATAAAcgcatcttcaaccttcGTTACTCTCTTTACTTTGCTATGTTCTTTATCCTAGGCTATTTCAtagtcatcatcgtcacaaTCAACGTGGCCTGCGATCCAATCCCATACTTCTGGGAGCAATACACCGACCCCAATACCGCTGTGGGCAGCTGCATTGATATTCCCAAATTCTTTTTCGGAAATGGTATCGCGGCAGTCCTGATCGACATTAtgattctcatcatcccGATCCCCATTACCTGGAAACTACAGATGCCGAAAACTCAGAGATTGGCCGTGATCGGGATTCTATTACTGGGTAGCTTGTGAGTTATCATTCTCCCCTATACTCTTTGAAAACGGCGACAAGCAAAAAGACATAAGTGGTAGACGTCGCTAACTGTCCCAAAGTGTCTGCATCGCAGGTATCGTCCGACTGGTCTTCCTAAACCGAAACACCCACTCGGACGACGCGACCTGGTCCGTTGCGCCCGTCTTCGTGTGGTCTTGCGTCGAGCCCTCAATCGGAATCGTCTGCGCGTGTCTCCCTACATTATCTCCGATTTTCCGTCGTTGGTGGTCTAGCATGATCACCGGGAAGTCGGGAAGCGCAAGCGCGAAACAGTCCCCCTCTGGGTACAACCTGAGTAGTCGAAAATCCCGACTAACGGATCCGGGTATGACGTGGACGCATTGTGACGAGGTCGAGCTAGTGGACACCGTTATCGAGCGCAAGTCAATCTCCATGCAACGCAGAGGAAGCGAGGGGGGGAATTCATCACGACATTCGGGGATCCGAGTGAGAGAAGAAGTGATGATCAGTTACACGGCCGTTTGATTGGTGGTCTACAAGTTTACAATTCATGTACATATGACAAATATTTTACTCGATGAACTTTAACGATCAATAGTCCACGTTGTTCGTCCACACTAGTCATGATGTAGAGTTTTTGGCGGAGTTCTTTTCCGACTGGTACACCTGGACAGGATTGGATCGTCACCTTCTCGATGTCAAACGGCAAGATCAGCATCCCCGActtgtcttggaagagaaaggatccCCGGAACATGGCCTGACGTGCTCTTTTTCAGCGCTTCTGAATCTCTCCTGTCAGGACTCGGGACTCGGGACTCGGGACCACCTCGCAAACAAGAGTCCCACTGAGTGGATCTGATAACCCCATGGGGGCCCAAACACCTTGAAGGgttggatatcctggatagAAGCGAACCACACCAAAACAATTGATTGAACCTTCGTGTGCTACTAGAAACCAACCAAGTCTCAATAATCCATCTCGTTTAACCGAATGAAAACGCAAATACTTATT encodes:
- a CDS encoding uncharacterized protein (predicted protein), translating into MRPSAILLVIGVRTNRHIYNFSCHFSLPCPWLTADSDASLPMSASGDFGPAPPGVNLSENQNGSMLGAVITLIILGTLSVVLRIYARTEFKKFRFSIDDYLSFAALPHKAEAKCMRVIAHSPHHLLSYFIVIIVTINVACDPIPYFWEQYTDPNTAVGSCIDIPKFFFGNGIAAVLIDIMILIIPIPITWKLQMPKTQRLAVIGILLLGSL
- a CDS encoding flavin-containing monooxygenase (predicted flavoprotein involved in K+ transport) translates to MRRPEDASNENPVTSAGLVAQGQTPPNWVSVKEDVAFTPRKIKIICAGAGFGGLTLAHKIKHGLKLEGVVDFVIYEKNADVGGTWFENRYPGVACDVPAHAYTFLFEPNPNYSHFYAPGPEIEEYIQRTARKWNLYDNIELNSKVVEATWDEAAGKWKVKVEQNGVIKEDEAEVFVSASGPLSKWKLPNIPGMSEFGGKLVHTAAWDESYEWKNKRVAVIGNGSSGVQCVAAMHSQVSKMVNYVRNPTWIASNFSGHLTRDGRNFAYTEEEKKKFREDPAAFFEMRKELENSVNQFAYGMMKDHTLNKLATEIATQQMQDRLKNSHDPSIALKMKPDFSPGCRRLTPCDGYLESFANPNTHMCWEAIDCITEKGIKTVDGKEEEFDLIVCATGFDTSFVPRWTMSGRDNATLDERWKHNPEAFFSVQVDGMPNYFIIGGPNFTVSNGSLLAGISFVCDYIMRWAQHMATHDIKSMEVKKEAIDDYNVWAQEYFKRTAWADNCRSWYKNGKSSGQVTAPYAGTTSHFKKCLDSIGAEHFNIQYNSANRFRCLGNGQVAGEENGMGDLAYYFVEGLW